A stretch of Homo sapiens chromosome 12, GRCh38.p14 Primary Assembly DNA encodes these proteins:
- the LOC128125816 gene encoding uncharacterized LOC128125816: protein MPASSTVHVLQLLRELLAFVLLSYTVLIGALLLAGWTTYFLVLK from the coding sequence ATGCCGGCCTCGTCCACCGTCCACGTGCTGCAGCTGCTGCGGGAGCTGCTCGCCTTCGTGCTCCTCAGCTACACGGTGCTCATCGGGGCGCTGCTGCTGGCCGGCTGGACCACTTACTTCCTGGTGCTGAAGTGA